The DNA region CTGTTTGATAAAAATGACTATGTTCAGATTGATGAACATAAGAAATATCAAGTGATATTCAACGAATCAGCAGTTTTGGTAACTGACTATTCATCAATATTTTTCGATTTCGCATATCTTAAAAAACCGTTGATCTATTATCAGTATGCAAATGACTACCATTATGATTCTGAAAACAGTTACTTCCAGTATGAAACAATGGGATTCGGTCCAGTCATCAAAGACGAGGATGAATTGGTTGATAAACTCATAGAATACATGAATAACGATTGCATAATGGAAGATAAATATAAGAAACGTGTGGATGAAATCTTTAAGTATAATGATCATAACAATTCAAAAAGATGTTATGATTGGATTTACAATCATTAATTAATAAAATTTAATATATTTGGGGTTGTTTTTAATTAATAAATATATCTGGCTATTTGGTGAAAACTTTGGTACTACATTAAATAATAATTCATATTATTTTTGGAAGTATTGTGTAAATATTAAAGATGATATTGAGAAGTATTTCATTTTAAAAAAAACTGAAAATAACTTAAATCATTTAAATAATTTATCAGATTATGAAAAACAGTTTATTGTATGGCGTGATTCAAATAAACATCATAAATTATATAATGATGCAGATTTGCTTTTTATAAGTCATTCATATAAAGATGTTACACCAGAAGACATAATACAGAGTAATAGGAAGTTTACTTTTGCAAAAGCGTTCATTCATCTCCAACATGGAGTTCATGGATTGAAACAATATTCCGTTAAGGGTAAATCCTATGGTAATAAAATTATTAAATTTTTTAATTACAACAAAACAATTTCCGATAGTTTAATTGAAAATAATAATTTTAAGGAATATCAACTTGAATATATGGAATATATGCCCAAATATGGAGATTTATTAGTAAAAGATACAGAAAATACTGATAAAAATCAAATTTTATGGTTTTTAACATCCCGTGAATATTTTAGCAATGAAATTGACACTAAAACTTTTATTAAATATATCAAAGTAGTACTTCAATCAGAAAAGTTAATTGAATTTCTTAAATTAAATAATTTGACTCTGAAAATCTGTTTTCATAAGTTTTTCAGAAAATCAGTCATTAAAAAAATTTCTAAATTCATTGATAAAGATTTAATGAAAATTTGTTATCAAGAACAATCAGATTTGAATTTAGAATTATCTAAAAGTAAACTGTTGATTACAGATTATTCATCAATAGCTTATGATTTCATTTTTTTAAATAGACCTGTTTTATTGTTCCAGCCAGATTATTTGCCATATATTGAAAGAAGAAATCTTACTTTTGATATTAATGAATTAAATGATTATATTATAAAAAATCCTTTTGAATTAATAGAAAAAATTAGTAATAAAGAATTTAGTGAAATTCCATATTTAAGAAATGCTTTTCCAGATCAAATAGATTATGATTTTGTAATGAATGATGAGCATTTAAAAGAAATTTATAATAATCTTTCAAGTTTCCAAAAAAATAAGATTACATTCATAGGATATAATTTTTATGGTATTGGAGGTACAGTTAATGCAACAATGGCATTAGCAGAAGGTTTATTGGAAAAAGGATATCTTGTTGAATTACTTTCTTTAAAAAGGTTAAGAAAATTTAAACAAAATAGACCTAACGGTTTAAATGTCCAATTTTTATATTATGATAAAACACCAATTTTTAAGGAGAAATTAACCTATTTTATTAATGGAATAACTCATAATTATGGTTATTTAAAGTATGATTTTAGTAAAGAATTCTTACATCCATATGTGAATTATCGTTTAAATGAACTGATGAAAAAAATCAAATCAAATACGATAGTTTCAACTAGAGAATCACTTCACTTATACATTAATGACTGCACTTCAAAACATGTGAATAATAAGATTTTCTATTTTCATACTCCTGTTGATATGATTGATGAAGCTTTTCCTAATTTAATGGAGGAACTTAAACAAATAAGATTAGATAATGCATTATTTGTTACAGAAATGAACAGACAAGCTATTGAAAATAAATTTAATTATAATAATTATAGATTATATGAGATTACTGGAAATTCATTAGTTAATTTAAAAATGATTGATAAAGATGAAATTATTCCAATTGAAAAAAAAGATATATATAATGCAATTTATTTAGTAAGAATAACTGAAGATAGAAAAGATGATCTTGATAATCTAATTAACTTTGGAAAATATATTAAAGAAAATAACTTTAATACTTTAATTATTAATGTATATGGTGGTGGAAATTATGTTCCAATTTTTATTGATTTATTAAACAAATATGGTCTTTTAGATATTATTCAATATAAAGGCGAAACAAACAAAGCCACTGAAAAAATTATTGAAAATGATTTCATGATTGATTTTTCTTTAAATCATAGCTTTGGTATGACTTATATTGAAGGTATTTTAAATGGTAAAAAAGTGTTCTGTATGAAAAATCCAGGATCACTTGAAGTAATGGAAAATATTCCTAATTCATATATAGAATCATATGAATGGTTATGCTCTCAAATAAAAGATATTGATAAATTATCATTAGATGAATTAATCGAAAATTACAATAAAATTCAGAAAAAATTCTCTAGAGACACAGTATCTGAAAAATTTTTAAGATTACTAAAATAATATCAGCATAGGAGTTAATTAAATGGTAAA from Methanobrevibacter sp. includes:
- a CDS encoding CDP-glycerol glycerophosphotransferase family protein → MFLINKYIWLFGENFGTTLNNNSYYFWKYCVNIKDDIEKYFILKKTENNLNHLNNLSDYEKQFIVWRDSNKHHKLYNDADLLFISHSYKDVTPEDIIQSNRKFTFAKAFIHLQHGVHGLKQYSVKGKSYGNKIIKFFNYNKTISDSLIENNNFKEYQLEYMEYMPKYGDLLVKDTENTDKNQILWFLTSREYFSNEIDTKTFIKYIKVVLQSEKLIEFLKLNNLTLKICFHKFFRKSVIKKISKFIDKDLMKICYQEQSDLNLELSKSKLLITDYSSIAYDFIFLNRPVLLFQPDYLPYIERRNLTFDINELNDYIIKNPFELIEKISNKEFSEIPYLRNAFPDQIDYDFVMNDEHLKEIYNNLSSFQKNKITFIGYNFYGIGGTVNATMALAEGLLEKGYLVELLSLKRLRKFKQNRPNGLNVQFLYYDKTPIFKEKLTYFINGITHNYGYLKYDFSKEFLHPYVNYRLNELMKKIKSNTIVSTRESLHLYINDCTSKHVNNKIFYFHTPVDMIDEAFPNLMEELKQIRLDNALFVTEMNRQAIENKFNYNNYRLYEITGNSLVNLKMIDKDEIIPIEKKDIYNAIYLVRITEDRKDDLDNLINFGKYIKENNFNTLIINVYGGGNYVPIFIDLLNKYGLLDIIQYKGETNKATEKIIENDFMIDFSLNHSFGMTYIEGILNGKKVFCMKNPGSLEVMENIPNSYIESYEWLCSQIKDIDKLSLDELIENYNKIQKKFSRDTVSEKFLRLLK